Proteins from a single region of Equus asinus isolate D_3611 breed Donkey chromosome 17, EquAss-T2T_v2, whole genome shotgun sequence:
- the CCDC87 gene encoding coiled-coil domain-containing protein 87, with product MEPYKPESELQRFYHRLLRPLSLFPRPATRPESQKRLPQEAPLLLPLPVSRLTVASLCRQVAQRLASSGLAAQLPPEGRLRFTEVILDELKCSWQEPPAEPSLSHLNNQRLRKRLQVYVLLSSEQLFLRYLHLLQTMSTSRGVFTESATLTRLAASLARDCTVFLTSPEVYRGLLADFRALLKAEQAQGGVHTLRALGRGGAFKLSPSLWPHSTGFAQVPCSSLNLNYLIQLSRPPEFLSRPGSDPVKELMSIPQLKRTKPVRWLPSLQKKRESDFSSSQVVKYSVAPTSGPPPTSHLPLSSQPRRGQSMPSLREGWKLADELGIPPLPPRPLTPLVLVAESKPELAGDTVAEDLKQLIKNMKLEWTGYSPLDSGLPPLLGALTRRPAAAYRMEELQRMLKGLKEEEALGQWGLQSPKSPPLQPQPMTVPLKLRNQAVVQAAAVRVSERNFLDSFHVDGAGVLYNHLAGELEPKLIEEMDIDLFVGSSIREIYKELMSRVSTNHLSFNQGPLVEPAAEKDWSSFLTSAFLRQEKQYRMINPNLAGLYSQRENTAQPSSDRMVSITSLHGGKSSEKRLNRASWMNWCKTTTTVDDYFKYLTNQDTDFLHVIFQMYEEEVPVEIVAPVRESPKIQHPPPLLEDEEPDFVPGEWNWDTVLGQRLGARKTSLPREPHKILSLQERLERLWSMLEVPDKDRLDMAIKYSSSARLRQLPSLVNAWEQVLQPIQLREGLLGRLEWFERHASDPNRFFQKTDLGLSRFLEESQFRSRLHRKLNQVEAPLASLLEEIELIFGEPVTFKGRHYLDKMKRDKVEMLYWLQQWRRARHLVRAQKASRQSALFRRLSSQSLVAPGNSPSNL from the coding sequence ATGGAGCCCTACAAGCCGGAATCCGAGCTTCAGCGGTTTTACCACCGGTTGCTGCGTCCGCTATCGCTCTTCCCCCGCCCGGCGACGCGCCCAGAGTCTCAGAAGCGCCTCCCGCAGGAGGCCCCGTTGCTGCTGCCCCTGCCGGTCTCGCGGCTGACCGTGGCGTCGCTCTGCCGCCAGGTGGCCCAGCGGCTGGCGAGCAGCGGGCTAGCGGCGCAGCTGCCTCCTGAGGGCCGACTCCGTTTCACTGAGGTCATCCTGGACGAGCTAAAGTGCAGCTGGCAGGAGCCTCCCGCCGAACCTAGTCTGAGCCATTTGAACAACCAGAGGCTGCGGAAGCGGCTTCAGGTCTACGTGCTGCTCAGCAGCGAGCAGCTCTTCTTACGCTACCTGCACCTGCTGCAGACCATGTCGACCTCCCGAGGTGTCTTTACGGAATCAGCCACGCTCACCCGGTTGGCCGCCAGCCTCGCCAGGGACTGCACGGTCTTCCTCACCAGCCCCGAGGTCTACCGTGGCCTGCTCGCTGACTTCCGCGCGCTGCTGAAAGCGGAGCAGGCCCAGGGCGGCGTGCACACACTGCGTGCCCTCGGTCGCGGCGGGGCTTTCAAGCTCTCCCCGAGCCTATGGCCTCACAGCACCGGCTTCGCCCAAGTGCCATGCTCCAGCCTCAATCTGAACTACCTCATCCAACTCAGCCGCCCGCCAGAGTTTCTCAGTAGGCCTGGGTCGGATCCAGTGAAGGAATTGATGTCTATCCCCCAGCTGAAGAGGACAAAGCCTGTCCGCTGGCTGCCCTCCttgcaaaagaagagagaaagcgacTTCAGTTCCTCACAGGTTGTGAAGTACTCTGTGGCTCCCACCAGCGGGCCCCCGCCCACCTCCCACTTGCCCCTCTCTTCCCAGCCCCGGAGGGGCCAGTCCATGCCCTCTTTGCGTGAGGGCTGGAAGCTAGCAGATGAGCTGGGCattcctcctctcccccctcGCCCCTTAACCCCGTTGGTCCTGGTTGCAGAGAGCAAACCAGAGCTGGCAGGGGACACGGTGGCTGAGGACCTGAAGCAGCTGATAAAGAACATGAAATTGGAGTGGACTGGCTACTCGCCGCTGGACTCAGGCCTGCCCCCGCTCCTGGGGGCCCTGACCCGCCGCCCAGCTGCAGCATATCGCATGGAAGAGCTGCAGAGAATGTTGAAGGGCCTCAAGGAGGAAGAAGCCTTGGGGCAGTGGGGCCTCCAGTCCCCCAAAAGCCCTCCACTTCAACCACAGCCAATGACTGTTCCTTTGAAGCTAAGAAATCAGGCCGTGGTCCAGGCAGCTGCTGTCCGGGTCTCTGAGAGGAACTTTTTGGACTCCTTCCATGTTGATGGGGCTGGAGTCCTATACAACCACCTGGCTGGTGAACTGGAACCCAAACTTATTGAAGAAATGGATATTGATCTCTTTGTTGGCAGTAGCATCAGGGAAATCTACAAGGAGTTGATGAGCCGTGTCTCTACTAACCACTTATCTTTTAACCAGGGACCCCTGGTTGAGCCTGCAGCAGAGAAAGACTGGTCGAGCTTCCTGACCTCAGCCTTTCTACGTCAAGAAAAACAGTATCGTATGATCAACCCCAACCTGGCCGGACTTTATTCCCAGAGAGAAAACACTGCACAGCCCAGCTCTGATAGGATGGTCTCCATTACGTCACTCCACGGAGGGAAAAGCTCGGAAAAGCGGTTAAACAGGGCGTCGTGGATGAACTGGTGCAAAACCACCACGACTGTGGATGATTACTTCAAGTACCTCACCAACCAGGACACAGATTTCCTCCACGTCATCTTCCAGATGTATGAAGAGGAGGTGCCTGTGGAGATCGTGGCCCCCGTCAGAGAGTCCCCAAAGATTCAGCACCCACCTCCCTTGCTAGAAGATGAAGAGCCAGACTTTGTGCCAGGAGAGTGGAATTGGGACACGGTGCTGGGGCAGAGGCTAGGAGCTAGGAAGACCAGCCTCCCGAGAGAACCCCACAAAATCCTGAGCCTGCAGGAGCGTCTGGAGCGGTTGTGGTCCATGCTTGAGGTCCCCGACAAGGACCGGCTGGACATGGCTATCAAATACAGCTCTAGTGCCCGTCTGAGGCAGCTGCCTTCGTTGGTGAATGCCTGGGAGCAGGTCCTGCAGCCCATTCAGTTGCGGGAGGGACTGCTGGGGAGACTGGAGTGGTTTGAGCGACATGCCTCCGACCCCAACCGCTTCTTCCAAAAGACTGACCTGGGTCTGAGTCGCTTCCTGGAGGAGAGTCAGTTCCGCAGCCGTCTACACAGGAAGCTCAATCAAGTGGAGGCTCCTTTGGCTTCCCTCCTGGAGGAGATCGAGTTAATCTTCGGTGAGCCAGTGACCTTCAAGGGGCGGCACTACCTGGACAAGATGAAGCGCGACAAAGTGGAGATGCTGTACTGGCTGCAGCAGTGGCGGCGGGCCCGCCACCTGGTCCGGGCCCAGAAGGCATCTCGCCAGTCGGCCCTGTTCAGGAGGCTCAGCAGCCAGTCTTTGGTAGCTCCTGGAAATAGTCCCAGTAACCTTTGA
- the CCS gene encoding copper chaperone for superoxide dismutase has translation MASESGDSGTACTLEFAVQMTCQSCVDAVRTSLQGVAGVQSVEVQLENQMVVVQTTLPSQKVQAILEGTGRQAVLKGMGSGILENLGAAVAILGGPGPVQGVVRFLQLTPERCLIEGTIDGLEPGPHGLHVHQFGDLTRNCNSCGDHFNPDGTSHGGPQDSERHRGDLGNVHADAEGRAVFRIEDEQLKVWDVIGRSLVIDEGEDDLGQGGHPLSKITGNSGERLACGIIARSAGLFQNPKQLCTCDGLTIWEERGRPIAGKGRKEPAQPAAHL, from the exons ATGGCGTCGGAGTCAGGGGACAGCGGGACCGCCTGCACG CTGGAGTTCGCGGTGCAGATGACCTGTCAGAGCTGCGTGGACGCGGTGCGCACGTCCCTGCAAGGGGTGGCAG gtgtccAGAGTGTGGAGGTGCAGTTGGAGAACCAGATGGTTGTGGTGCAGACCACACTGCCCAGCCAGAAGGTGCAGGCCATCCTTGAAGGCACGGGGCGGCAGGCAGTACTCAAGGGCATGGGCAGTGGCATATTGG AGAATCTGGGGGCAGCAGTGGCCATTCTCGGGGGGCCTGGCCCCGTGCAGGGGGTGGTGCGCTTCCTACAGCTGACCCCAGAGCGCTGCCTCATTGAGGGGACCATTGACGGCCTGGAGCCTGGGCCGCACGGGCTCCACGTCCACCAGTTCGGGGACCTCACAAGGAACTGCAACAG CTGTGGGGACCACTTTAACCCTGATGGAACGTCTCACGGGGGCCCCCAGGACTCTGAGCGG caccgtggagacctggggaatgtCCACGCTGACGCTGAGGGCCGAGCCGTCTTCAGGATAGAGGATGAGCAGCTGAAG GTGTGGGATGTGATTGGCCGAAGCCTGGTCATCGATGAGGGCGAAGACGACCTGGGCCAGGGCGGCCATCCCTTATCCAAGATCACGGGGAACTCAGGAGAGAG GTTGGCCTGTGGCATCATCGCACGCTCCGCTGGCCTTTTCCAGAACCCCAAGCAGCTCTGCACCTGCGACGGCCTCACCATCTGGGAGGAGCGAGGCCGGCCCATCGCTGGCAAGGGACGAAAGGAGCCGGCCCAGCCCGCTGCCCACCTCTGA